A genomic window from Acinetobacter lwoffii includes:
- a CDS encoding lysophospholipid acyltransferase family protein gives MTKQDSRNSAYGLLKYISRQPLPVSRWMARLLAFIVNSFKVTKTSEIIRLNLEISLSELSNDERERINRAAVRNELMSYFEFFTIWGSSNQKNIKRVHRVIGEDLLHDALAQNKGLVLIVPHFGTWEIMNAYIAQFTSMTIMYKPVKNQAADQFVRAARSREQAHLVPTDESGVRQIFKALKQGGTTVILPDHTPNVGGEYIPYFGVPLATSNLSAKLIQKTKARALFLYALRNTADGFDIFIETVDEKIYSGNANQGTQVIINSIENLIRRHPEHYHWSYKRFNAHQDLGNLYKLEHEQALDKVNALRTQDAYEVLPMLESVT, from the coding sequence ATGACCAAACAGGACTCACGGAATTCAGCTTACGGTTTACTCAAATACATTAGCCGCCAACCGCTTCCGGTTTCTCGATGGATGGCCCGTCTTCTGGCCTTTATTGTGAACAGTTTCAAAGTCACCAAAACTTCGGAAATTATTCGCCTCAATCTCGAGATCAGCCTTTCTGAACTGTCCAATGACGAACGTGAACGTATTAACCGTGCGGCGGTTCGCAATGAATTAATGTCATATTTCGAGTTTTTTACCATTTGGGGTTCAAGTAATCAGAAAAATATCAAACGGGTGCATCGCGTCATTGGCGAAGATCTACTGCATGATGCACTGGCACAAAATAAAGGCCTAGTGTTAATCGTGCCACATTTTGGTACCTGGGAAATTATGAATGCCTATATTGCCCAGTTCACCTCAATGACCATTATGTATAAACCGGTGAAAAATCAGGCAGCGGATCAGTTTGTACGGGCTGCGCGTAGCCGCGAACAGGCACATCTGGTGCCGACCGATGAATCTGGCGTCCGTCAGATTTTTAAGGCCTTAAAACAAGGTGGCACCACCGTGATCTTGCCAGACCATACCCCAAATGTCGGTGGTGAATATATTCCTTATTTTGGAGTGCCTTTGGCCACCAGCAATTTAAGTGCCAAGCTGATTCAAAAGACCAAAGCCCGCGCCCTGTTTTTATATGCTCTACGTAATACTGCAGATGGATTCGATATCTTTATCGAAACGGTTGATGAAAAAATTTATAGTGGCAATGCCAATCAAGGTACGCAAGTCATTATCAACAGTATTGAAAATTTAATTCGCCGCCATCCGGAACATTATCACTGGAGTTATAAACGCTTTAATGCGCATCAAGATTTAGGAAATCTCTATAAACTTGAACATGAACAAGCCTTGGACAAAGTAAATGCGTTGAGAACACAAGACGCCTATGAAGTTTTGCCGATGCTGGAATCAGTGACTTAA